The sequence AAGAAAATGCGAAGGATGACTTTTACTTAGGGGTCATCCAGGGAGAGCTCGATCGAATCGAAATCATCACCAATGAGTTTCTGGCCTTGGCGAAACCGAGAGCCGTTCAATTTTCCCTGACCTCCCTGACGACACTGCTCACAAGCTCTGTCGAATTCATTAAGATGGAATGCCTGAAGCAAGGAGTCGATGTAAGGTTCTCCGTGGAAGAAGCGGAAATTTATTGTGATTCCCATCAAATGAAACAGGTCATATTAAATGTCATGAAAAATGCCCTGGAAGCCATGCCAAGTGGGGGTCTCCTCAGTGTTCAACTTGAAAAAGAAGACGGTTATGCGAAAATCTCCATTCAGGATAATGGAAATGGAATCCCGCCTGAGCGAATGAAGCATTTAGGTGAACCTTTCTACAGCACGAAAGAGAAAGGGACCGGTCTCGGATTGATGATCTGCCAAAAAATCATCAAAGAACATCACGGCTCACTATCGATTCAAAGCAATGTATCGGAAGGAACGACCGTTACGATCTTGCTGCCGATTGCAAATGAAAAATAGAATAGAAGAAACTCCATGATGAGAGGGAACTCTTGTCGTGGAGTTTTTTTATTTCCTCGGCTATTGTCGATTTAACTAAGGGAAATCATCCGACAAAAAATGTAAATTCCAGATAAGGTGGACTCTTGAAATGCTGATATTTTCCGGGAAATAGTACGTTCTACAAATTTCTTATTTCTCTTTTCTTTCTTAAGAACTTGTCTACTCGTGGCGATTGGATGAGAGCACATCGCCACGTTTCAACATCCCGGAAAAAGGTTAAAGAGAGAGAAAGAGGTGAGGAGAAATGGAGACAAACGTCTTTATTAGTGGTGGAGGAATCGGCGGTCTGACACTCGGCTTGAAATTAGCGCAGTGCAATATAGACGTAACGGTAGTGGAACGGTTACCAGGTCCAGGTTCCGTATACAAAGGCGAACTCCTCCAGCCAAAAAGCCTGGAAATATTCGATTCATTGGGGGTCATTGGCTCCGTCTCCGAAAACGGCCATATCATTTCCGATTTGGAACTCATTGAATTGAAACGTGCGAAATCAAAAGCGGAGAACTCCACGATGAGCTACTCGATTCTTCCCAGTCGATACCCTTATTCATTAATGATCCATCATGAAACGTTAAAGGAGATTTTACGAGATAAAGGGCAGGAGTATCCAACATTTCATTATCGATCAAATACAGCCTGTAAGAAAATAGACGGTCACATGGTGACCATCGAGGATCGGAAGACGAAAGAGATACACGAGATTCATAGTGATTTCATTATAGGGGCTGAAGGAAGAAGCTCTGTCACCCGTGACTATATGGAAGTGGATGTAAAGGAAAGAAAGTACAACCATCATTTCTTGACGGTGACGTTTCCACGTCCAAAGGAAATGGTGAAGGGACGTATCATTTCTACATATCAATCATTCCTGGGTCTGTTCCCGTTACCAAACGATGAAGTACGATCCGTTTATCTCATTCCAGCAGGGGAATATAAGTCTCTTCGGAAAAAACCGATTTCAGAATTTCATAAGCTCTATATCCAAATGTGCCCGGATCTCGATGGGTATGTGAACCAAATAGAGGACTGGAAAAAAATTCAGCTGATGGTACCCCTGAAATATCATGCGGAAACCTATGTGAAGAATCATCTTGCCCTCATAGGAGACGCCGTCCACACGGTTCACCCTATGGCAGGAGAAGGAATGAATATGGCGATACAGGATGGGAGCATTCTTGGAGAATTGTTGTGTGATATGTATTCGGCCGGTAAATTAGATCCTGCTAATTTAGAGTGGTACCCAAAGGTCCGGAAAAGAAGGGTGGCCCATCAAATGCATCTCAGTCATTTATCGGCCCTGGTTTATTCATATCCGTATCGCCCGGTTGGCTGGCTGCGAAATAAGAGCCTTCAGCGCATGGAGAGGGATTCGATCTCCCATTACAAGCAGATGCTGAACATATCCGGTCTCGGCATGTGGAGAGAAACCCTGTACGACCGGATGGTCCAGGGGGGAGTGCTTCCAATCAGAAATGATTCGTTAACAGAAGAAGAAAAATCCAACACAAAATTTACGGAAGTTCAGGATTATCCCTGGAAAGGAAAGGAGGCACTACGATGATCGGAGAAATGGTGAAAGTATGGCGGGCAAGAACATGGATGAAAAAGAATGTGCCGTTTCTGTACAGCTGGCACGCTTATGTAGGGTATGAAATGGATCTTTTTGAAAGCTTTACAAAGCCTGCCTCCATTCAGGAAGTTGCGCTTGAAAAAAATATCGAAATGGACCTCCTTGAACAGTGGGTAGAAGTTGGCATCACCATCAAGCATATGAAGCGGGTGGAGGATGAGAAAGTCACCACGAGAAACCGATGGAAGCTTCCGACTCCCAAGAGGGACCCTCATTCGTCAGGTATTTTGCTGAAAGAAATGATGGAGCTTCACATACCGGCCCTCTTGTCGTATCCACAATTATTACGTAATCAAACGAAGCAGCATTTCAATTCCGATGTCCATGGCTCGACTGTAGCCAAAACGTCGATTCTGTTAGAGCGCTTTGCCTTTCCAAAGGTACAGAAGGCGATTAAAAGATACAATGTGAATTCGATATTGGATCTGGGCTGTGGTGAAGGCGGGTATGTGAAAAGAATAGGAGATCGCTATCCTGATAAGAGAATGGTAGGGATCGAGATTCATGAAGCCGTCGCAAAGGCTGCTGAAGAATCGCTCAGTGACTATGAAAATATTGAAATTCTTTGTAAGGACCTCCATGAATATGAACCTGGTCAGCTCTTTGACATGATCATGGCCAATAATCTCTTTCACTATATCGATCCGTCCGATAGACTGCAATTCTTTGAGAAAGCATCGACTTGGCTTGAAAAAGAAGGCTTGTTCTTTGTTCTGACACCTATGCAGAAATCAAAGCACGGTCAGCAGTTTTCCAGCGCCTTCAACAGCTTCTTCATGACCTTCCAGAACCTGTATCCGATTCCGTCGCAGAAGGAGATGGAGACATTGGCCGCTAAAACAAATTTCAAAGTGGAGTCCGTCGAACCGATCGTGAAAGAAGGCGGATGGTATGTGATGATATTCAGGAAGAACTGATCCTTGTGGTGGGATCGGTTTTTTTGTTTGGGTATGTGGTGCTGGCGTGTGTGGCGGAGGTGTATGTCGGTTTGTGTCGTTTTATCCTTAGTCGATAATAAAAGTGCCGAAGTCGATAATATATCTGGAAAGTCGATAATATATGGGAGTAAAGTCGATAATATAATCCGAAAGTCGATAATATTATATAGTGGAAACTCGATAATAAAAAGTTTCGCATCCCCTTTGAAGTACCGCATCTATACACATTTGTCCCTTTCCTTAACCAATATTCAATCGCGAATAATAAAAAACACCGTTAAGGGTGCAATTCTTAAAGCGAATCAATTAAAATAGTTCAGCAGCTGAATATCGGGTATATTTTAACAGTCAAATTCCGATTGAAAATCAACTGTTAAATATCACGCGAAATTCACCAGTCAAAATATTCGCCCACCACACACATCCGTCACAATTATTTTCACTAAAAAGGGTAATCCCCCATCGTTTTAGGGTAAAAATAGAAAGATGATTACAAATGTGGAGGAGAGCCAATTGAGTAGACAGGATGTATATGATTGTATCGGTATTGGGATTGGTCCATACAATTTAAGTTTGGCGGCGTTGATGGAGGAGAAGACGGATTTGAAGGTGAAGTTTTTTGATCAGACACCTGAGTTTCAGTGGCATCCGGGGATGTTGATCAATCTGACGGATCTGCA is a genomic window of Rossellomorea sp. y25 containing:
- a CDS encoding NAD(P)/FAD-dependent oxidoreductase, encoding METNVFISGGGIGGLTLGLKLAQCNIDVTVVERLPGPGSVYKGELLQPKSLEIFDSLGVIGSVSENGHIISDLELIELKRAKSKAENSTMSYSILPSRYPYSLMIHHETLKEILRDKGQEYPTFHYRSNTACKKIDGHMVTIEDRKTKEIHEIHSDFIIGAEGRSSVTRDYMEVDVKERKYNHHFLTVTFPRPKEMVKGRIISTYQSFLGLFPLPNDEVRSVYLIPAGEYKSLRKKPISEFHKLYIQMCPDLDGYVNQIEDWKKIQLMVPLKYHAETYVKNHLALIGDAVHTVHPMAGEGMNMAIQDGSILGELLCDMYSAGKLDPANLEWYPKVRKRRVAHQMHLSHLSALVYSYPYRPVGWLRNKSLQRMERDSISHYKQMLNISGLGMWRETLYDRMVQGGVLPIRNDSLTEEEKSNTKFTEVQDYPWKGKEALR
- a CDS encoding class I SAM-dependent methyltransferase; amino-acid sequence: MIGEMVKVWRARTWMKKNVPFLYSWHAYVGYEMDLFESFTKPASIQEVALEKNIEMDLLEQWVEVGITIKHMKRVEDEKVTTRNRWKLPTPKRDPHSSGILLKEMMELHIPALLSYPQLLRNQTKQHFNSDVHGSTVAKTSILLERFAFPKVQKAIKRYNVNSILDLGCGEGGYVKRIGDRYPDKRMVGIEIHEAVAKAAEESLSDYENIEILCKDLHEYEPGQLFDMIMANNLFHYIDPSDRLQFFEKASTWLEKEGLFFVLTPMQKSKHGQQFSSAFNSFFMTFQNLYPIPSQKEMETLAAKTNFKVESVEPIVKEGGWYVMIFRKN